The following coding sequences are from one Ornithorhynchus anatinus isolate Pmale09 chromosome 11, mOrnAna1.pri.v4, whole genome shotgun sequence window:
- the PDCD2L gene encoding programmed cell death protein 2-like, whose translation MAAMKTKPVLLGLRDAAVRAGPDGAWTSSKMGGSPDCAPSINMVYPPCEICQAALAHIIQIYCPLEGSPFDRIINVFACVQKECWGKPESWQVLRSQCSQLQEQETQHCIAKQQQVNNFATKDWCEEADDWGAEEMDSQGYVTKHFDSNEETSSSEALSIDCTTQFQELSLEEATGGLGSCGGGILPRKGLLISSSVPVFQPYYISVVDEEDYTGFIDTDHAQRLLREYQLREGINAEQLISESIFENGETYEKTEAKNRDKVFHKFMKRISVCHEQILRYSRSGQPLFITCPSFNTKEIPPCRNCGSDRTFEFQLMPALVSMLNSFNGGLSVEFGTVLVYTCEKSCWPSNQQTPLEEFCVVQEDPDQLLFK comes from the exons GATTGTGCCCCTTCGATCAACATGGTTTATCCTCCGTGTGAGATTTGCCAAGCAGCGCTGGCACATATTATTCAGATATACTGTCCTCTGGAAGGCTCGCCGTTTGATCGGATAATAAATGTTTTTGCTTGTGTCCAGAAAGAATGCTGGGGgaaaccagagag TTGGCAGGTTCTGCGCTCCCAGTGTTCCCAGTTGCAAGAACAAGAAACTCAACACTGCATAGCAAAGCAG CAACAGGTGAATAACTTTGCCACCAAGGACTGGTGTGAAGAAGCGGATGACTGGGGAGCTGAAGAAATGGATTCTCAAGGGTATGTTACCAAGCACTTTGACTCGAATGAAGAAACCTCCTCTTCAGAGGCCCTAAGCATAGACTGTACCACTCAGTTTCAAGAACTCAGCCTAGAAGAAGCTACAGGCGGCCTTGGTTCTTGTGGTGGTGGTATCCTGCCGAGGAAAGGACTCCTTATTTCCAGTTCCGTTCCTGTGTTCCAGCCCTACTACATCAGTGTGGTAGATGAGGAAGATTACACTGGTTTTATTGATACAGATCATGCACAAAGGCTTCTGAGAGAATATCAACTGAGAGAGGGTATCAATGCAGAACAGCTGATCTCAGAAAG TATTTTTGAAAATGGTGAAACATATGAGAAGACTGAAGCTAAAAATAGAGACAAAGTGTTTCATAAATTTATGAAAAGAATTTCAGTCTGCCATGAACAGATTCTAAG ATACTCCCGGAGTGGGCAGCCTTTATTTATAACCTGCCCTTCATTCAATACCAAGGAGATCCCTCCATGCAGGAACTGTGGAAGTGACAGAACATTTGAATTTCAACTGATGCCTGCGCTGGTCAGCATGCTCAACAGCTTTAATGGAG GCCTTTCGGTAGAATTTGGAACAGTTCTTGTTTACACGTGTGAGAAGAGTTGCTGGCCATCAAATCAACAGACGCCTCTGGAAGAATTCTGTGTAGTGCAAGAAGACCCAGATCAACTCTTATTTAAATAA